One stretch of Armigeres subalbatus isolate Guangzhou_Male chromosome 2, GZ_Asu_2, whole genome shotgun sequence DNA includes these proteins:
- the LOC134213940 gene encoding microtubule-associated protein RP/EB family member 1-like: MAVNVYSTSVTTENLSRKEMLAWVNRTLLSEFRKIEELCTGAAYCQMMDILFPGSVPLKRVKYCTNLEHDFLNNLKIFQNSLVSMAVDKAVPIDRLIKGRFQDNFEFLQWFKKFFDANYDGKEYDPLGARHQHPMGYGTPNTLRPSQRANVSGAAPKVIGGGTGGMNKPVIKPAEKKAPTTAFGNMKIREARDELAEQLHVLTQEKDDLTEKTQTAEAERDYYYQKLTLIEALINEEDNEENQAFCEKAKEIMYTEA; this comes from the exons ATGGCTGTAAATGTATACAGCACCAGTGTTACCACGGAAAATCTTTCCCGCAAAGAGATGCTTGCGTGGGTCAATCGCACTCTTTTGTCGGAGTTCAGGAAAATTGAGGAACTCTGCACAG GTGCCGCTTACTGCCAAATGATGGACATTCTCTTCCCGGGCAGCGTACCACTCAAGCGGGTCAAATACTGCACTAATCTGGAGCACGATTTCCTcaacaatctaaaaatcttCCAGAACAGCTTAGTCTCAATGGCGGTGGACAAAGCGGTTCCAATCGACCGACTGATCAAGGGCCGCTTTCAGGACAACTTCGAGTTTCTGCAGTGGTTCAAGAAGTTTTTCGACGCCAATTACGACGGCAAAGAGTACGATCCGCTCGGTGCTCGCCATCAGCATCCCATGGGGTATGGAACGCCTAACACGTTACGTCCCAGCCAGAGGGCAAACGTCAGCGGTGCAGCGCCGAAGGTGATCGGTGGTGGTACCGGAGGTATGAATAAACCGGTGATCAAACCGGCTGAAAAGAAGGCTCCAACCACCGCGTTTGGCAATATGAAGATCAGAGAAGCGAGGGACGAGTTGGCGGAGCAGTTGCATGTTTTGACACAGGAAAAAGACGATCTCACGGAGAAGACGCAAACGGCCGAGGCGGAACGGGATTATTATTATCAAAAGCTGACGCTTATTGAAGCATT GATAAATGAAGAGGATAATGAAGAAAATCAAGCCTTTTGTGAAAAAGCCAAGGAAATCATGTATACTGAAGCTTAA